TGCTGATAAATTACAATGCACCAAGAAGCCGCCATGCTTTTAAGTGTGAAATCACATTCACCCTTTTATTGGAAATAAATAATGTCTTTAGGAATAATTAATGACAAATATCAAtattacatatttaatatatacaacTTTTCCGTTGGTTTGTTGCATGTATGCCTTTCCTGACGTAGGGTTCGCGCTTTTGATGATGATCTTGCGTCTACGTAATGACGATAATCTACATTTACGTCCTTATGTTTGAAGGTCTAAAGACCgttcataaatggtagaggcaagccacagtgacattgccctatcaagctggacaatgccctaaagactgacaatatatacatatgatcagcgcccaagccccctctccacccaagctaggaccaaggagggccaggcaatgactgctgatgactcaacagttagGCCTATAGGGTTCCCAAAatctccaatccttagctcacaaagatggtgaagttgcagtgatcCAAAGAACCTACGAGTTTGAATggggctcgaactccagtctggcgatcaacagacagggacgttaccCGTGTTTGGCTGGAATGACCGGGCAGTCTATAACAACGACAGCCACCACGCTTTTCTACAGGCTGTAAATTTGCAGAGCCCTTGTCTAGCCGAAAGGGCCAaacattttaaaaagaatttttaaataatCTATTAGCACCTTCCGGACAAGCTTTATAAATCCTAACTGTTATCGAGTTACGTGTTTAATTCTTTAAGACTGGTCGACGTTGCATgcgtcatatactgtatattcctctGAGAATCACCTCTAGAGTTCTTATTGTTATATATTTCCCTTCTGTCTCAGATGtcgttattgtgtgtgtatatctatctgtctGTGCGGCTTTTCATGGTCAGGTTTTGTATTAATTACATTTTCATTCTTCTGTTTGCTATTTTACTATTAATCTATCCATATGCTTCTAACCATCTGTTTGGATCCTATTTTATATTTCTCCTCTCCCTTCCTCTGGTATCTTGACCAGTCTGATTTGGCTCTCTTGATAATTCGTTGTGTTATCACAAGTTTCAACGTTATGGCTTTCTTTTCTAGtcagtttcattttatatttttaacgcAAACTATTTCATTATAGGGGACGCTGTCTTACAAGCTTTCTTATCAATTATGGTTATCATtcgtctttttcattattattctctaTTCATGTATGGTTATTTAACATTTTATTAGTTCAAGTATTCGTATAAGTATCATTGTTTTACGTCTTTCAAGCGTTAATGTATATTGCTAGAAATTGACTTCAATTCTTGTTCTTTACCACTTTATATGAAAGTCCTTTATCAGTCTTTATCTTAACTTTTTCATTTATTGATATCTTCTCACTCTTTTACTCCTTTGTTATGCTGTCTTTATCTCTTCTATCATTCATTTCCCTCTGTCTCCTCCATCCTGTTCTCTAGCATATAATTTTTCCCCTCTTCCCCTTCTATCCCATCAGCTTTAATTTCCTGTGAACGTTCTCTTTCTTTAATTTAAATCTTCCTTTAAAGTATTCTCAAGTTTTTCttatctatttgtttgtatttctcttcgttttcccgtttttttttatcttatcgccATCTTCTTCCATTTGACTATGCCATTTCACGTCTTTTTCTTATGTTTTCCCACTATTCGAGTCattttttatttccctatttatCTCGTTTCATCACCCATTTGGGTCAAGAGGCTTTTGAAATGTATCCAGatattacattgttttatagagGCGTTTTTAGGtggttggcagagagagagagagagagagagagagagagagagagagagagagagagagagagagagagagagagagaatttttcatatGAGAAAGAGAGGGAAGGGgggttgtgagagagagagggggtggggagaATTTTTCATATATCATGTACTGTTGTGTACCCCGTCTTGTGAGTACAAGCCGAGGGAGTTGAATTTATAATCATGGGAGTACatggcaacgagagagagagagagagagagagagagagagagagagagagagagagagagagagagggggggggatttgcATTAATTTTCTACGTTCCTTGAGATTATAGTAGTTAGGATCTCCGTACCTCACttacaataatataaaacatttgctATCTTTTGTTAGTAGATATGGGACGGTATATACAGATTGAATAGGGCAAAGATGCTGTTCTTTGTGATTTATAGTGAATCAGTGAAAAGTGATTTatgatttcagtattgatagaTTATACCAATTTGTACAACTTGTTACATttacgggtttccccttctgggaTATTGATGAAATCTGTCTCTCGTGCGATCACGTATTTCATCAATCTCTTCGTAAAGGTTCCATTGAATTTAATCCTTTTGGATATATTAGTAAGTCGTAAGTTATATTTGATCCTTTTTAAGAACTGAATTTCCTTTTGCTGAGCATAGAATATTGGCGTCTTTTATAGAAAGAATACTCGTAGTGGTGGTGTTACTTTTATTCTAACAAGTGCATCTATCGAAGGGTATTCTGTTTCAGCAGGGAACTTGAGCTACCATCCATAGTACCTTTTAAATATCCTGTATCATCCTTAGAGACTGCTTCCAAACATCCTTTCTAATCATCAGAGCTTGTTCCCAAAATCTATCAATATTTCTCGTAAACCTCCACCCAAACCTGTATAATTCCAAGAGCCAGCTTTCAAACTTACTTTATCTTCTCAGAGCATGATCCTAAACTTCTATCATCCTCAGAGTCTGCTCATAAACTTCTATCAGCGAAAATGCCTGCACCTAAATACTCACCATCAGGCCTAAAGCCTGCACCCAGATACTCACTATCAGCCCCAAAGCCTGCTCCTAAATACTCACTAACAGCCCTAAAGACTGCACCTAAATACTCACTATAAGCCCTAAAGCCTGCACCTAAATACTCTCTATCAGGCCTAAATCCTGCACCTAAATACTCACTATCAGCCCTAAAGCCTGCACCTAAATACTCGCTCTCAGCCTTAAAGCCTGCACCTAAATACTCACCATCAACCCTAAAGCCTGCACCTAAATACTCACAATCAGCCCTAAAGCCTGCACCTAAATACTCATTATCAGTCTTAAGGCCTTCTTCCAAACTTCTGCCATCCTCCTTAGAGCATTTTAGAAAACTTCCGTTATTTTCGGCGCCTTCTCTTGAACTTCCTCTATCATCCTTCGAGCCTTCTTTCACACATCTCTTATTACAGATCATGGATGACTTATCTGATTGAGAATCCATTTTCGTTTTACATAAAACCATCTGACAGTTGATTATTTTACATTCTTACTAAGTTACTGTTGAAGTTCTGTCTATTAAATTTActcaaaatatagattattatctaGAAGTAAATGCATTGATGGTTTACTGTTTATTCAAGGCACAAATATATTCCCCCATGGTGGATGTGTGGCGTTATTATTGTGTCAGTATAATGTAAACATCTACAATAACAATAGGTTCGTTAGCCATTCACAGATGGGAATTGGGTGTGACCCGCTGCCATTTACTTGATCAGTTTTCCTTGTTAAAAATAATGGGATATTACTTCCGATTCAGTTAATGAGTATAATTATGTGTATAATTACTGTAGATCATGCGGTGTAgttcttacatttttattttagttttggtaCATGTacatacagtgtacacacacacatacacacacacacacacacacacatatatatatatatatatatatatatatatatatatatatatatatatatatatatatatataatcagtgtatgcataaatatgtttgtgtgtgagtatatacataaacatgcgtACATACATCATCATgcagtgccattttttttttttttttttttttttttcagtttttctgtATTATAACCCATTGGTCCTCTTCCTCCCTCCTTACCGAGCCTTAACAAATTGACTAGATTAGGTATCCAAGGGAATGACGAAGGCTACATGATTTCGAGCAGTGATTCGAACATAAGGACCGATAGAAGAATCTCTACTAAAAGATTTCTTGGCTGCTGTAACTTCTGTCGTGGTTTTTCTTGATCTCAACAGAAGTCGAAGTTTGAACAGAGAAAGGTTGAAGTTTATTCTGGTGTGACTTCGTCTGCCATtacactattgttttttttttcttctttttttattaaggGATAAGCGATATAAAGGGTTCATTGCATGATGGTATagcttttgtatttttgtattttcctcATTTTGTGTTAGGATTCAGAAACAGAAACACCATCAAAGTAGCATATGAAAGACAAAGGGAAAGATTATTGTATATTTACGCACAAatgcatatatgaaatatacaacaacaaattattattattattattattattattattattattattattacatgctaagctacaaccctagttggaaaagccctagggctgcaacagggaaaaatagcccagtgaggaaaggaaatttataaactaagcgagaagaaatgaacaattaaaatattttaaaaacaataatattagaataaatcttttatatataaactataaaaacttgaaaacaaatatcaagaggaagagaaatcagatagaatagcatgtctgaatgtaccttcaagcaagagagaactctaccacaagactgtggaagaccatgatatagaggctatggcactacccaagactagagaacaatggtttgattttggagtgtccttctcctagaagagctatttaccatagctgaagagtctcttctacccttagcaagaggaaagtagccactgaacaataataatgcagtagttaaccccttaagcaaagacgcattatttggtaatctcagtgttgtcatgtgtatgaggacaggagaatgtgtaaagaatacgccagactattcggtgtatgtataggcagtgTGAAAATGagctgtgaccagagagaaggatccaatgtagtaggccTACTGTCTGgccttgactggccaggcagtaggaCCCAATAACGCcatagcggtaatatctcaacgggtggctggtgtcctggcaaacctactacctattaggTTTCTAGTCcgcttcaggacaaaggcctcagacatgtccttagtaatgtcggggtttggccattttcaacaccagccactgttgattggtgatggtgggagactttagtctgatcgaatACAGCCAGCCAACATAGTATAGGTGTAGTATAGCTTTGCTAaccattgcgatacacaaaccctttcaccacgttaaggtatctccacttagacacacacacacacacacacacacacacacacacacacacatatatatatatatatatatatatatatatatatatatatatatatatatatatatatatatatatatatatatgtatatataatcggtATCGTGGGGTAGTCGGTAGCCTTGTCATTAACCAAGTAATAGCTTTGCATGCTCGATTATAGCCAATGACGGGTGTATGGCCCTACTTCATCAAAATCCTATTATATTCCTCTTCATAGGATATTGTTCCAACGCAATTTCGACATTATGCAAATTGTCTTGATGTAATATTCAGAGCCGTTCTTGGCGTGTATTATCAGCGAATGGCTACACAACAATTAAATGGAGATCTTGGAAGATGTTTTACTTCATTTCATTAGATATTTTTACGTAGTTGCTTTTTATTATGTTTCAGTGCTTCAATTGTAGAATCTCCTTTCTTAGATTTCTCTAGTTTTATGATATTGAGTCTGAATTTTAGACCTGAataacctgcatatatatatatatatatatatatgtatatatatatatatatatatatatatatatatatatatatatatatataaacatatatatatacacacacacatatatatatatatatatatatatatatatatatatgtgtgtgtgtgtgtgtgtgtgtgttgtcacttatgttgtttatcctcatggattttgtaatgcatagaacagtgggGATGGTGGAGAGTGAAAGGACTGGAGTGGTAAcagtaaattagctgacctagagtatgctggtgatacTGTCCTTATTATCAGATCCCCGCAGGACATCCaaagcttgcttacctgaatgcatgaaatatcacgtaaggttgggctcaagataaattgaagaaagacggagacgatgagaacggaatatgcaatgaagatgaaatatccttacAAGGaaataggattaatgaggtagaatcattcaaatatttagggtctttagaatatgagtttagtgaaagaacgaaaaaagcaaatcagaaaatggctaggttaagaaaaatttggaaatcaaatcaaaagtcaggctatatatcagtttagtgagatcattgttactgtatggacctgagtcgtggtatggcaatgaaacaatctccaatagatttagta
The window above is part of the Palaemon carinicauda isolate YSFRI2023 chromosome 11, ASM3689809v2, whole genome shotgun sequence genome. Proteins encoded here:
- the LOC137649310 gene encoding uncharacterized protein, coding for MDSQSDKSSMICNKRCVKEGSKDDRGSSREGAENNGSFLKCSKEDGRSLEEGLKTDNEYLGAGFRADCEYLGAGFRVDGEYLGAGFKAESEYLGAGFRADSEYLGAGFRPDREYLGAGFRAYSEYLGAVFRAVSEYLGAGFGADSEYLGAGFRPDVEHWKGVAGSIPQSEVNHDFLCPTVHTSIFGGRIYLEGSKFYLHFQIE